The sequence GTGGCACTAGGGGACAACTCGGAAATTAAGCGAGGCTCAGACCCTGCGGTGCGCGTGCGCACAGCTGCGGCGCGTGGGCTACGGTATGTATCGCTGTCACCTTGCAGGTGTCACTATGCAGTGGCTGTTGCCACGACCGGACGCGCTGGACGCTTGGGAGCTGCTGAGTTCGTGGCTGGGGCAGCCCCTTTCAAGGGTCTGGGGTCCTCCTTAGTGGTTTCTGTTGGCGGCCAGCCTCCGGGTCCCGCATCTAGTTAAGTGGAGCCCGGAGAGTCGTGGCCCCGCAGCGCCCCTGGTTCTGCCCCCTGGGCAGGTCTCGTAGGTGCCTCCTCCGCGTGTATTGGCGCCAGCGTGCACCCCCTGAGCCCGACTGAGGTCCCAAGTCACACGCGCGGGTCCCAGCCAGGCCCGGAGTCTCCAGGCCCCGAGCGCGCTTTGGAGACCCCGCGCCTCCGTGAACGGCCGCGGCCGGTCTGCTGTGGGGGCGCCTCCCCAGCTCCGCTGCAGCTGGCGTTTGGTGGGAACGTTTCACGGTGGGTGAGGGATGGAAACACCCAGAGAGAATGGGGACACAGCTGCCTCATCAAGGGACGCTCCAGTGAGGGACCCGCCAGCGTTTGTGTGTCTGGAGAAGCCAAAGGGCACCCATGAGGGAATCAGCTTTACGTATTTGTGATGCACAGAGTGTCCCTGGGAGAGCGCTGCAATGTCGGGAATCGGGGAAGAACCCGACTGCGTCTGTCCTCCCGCCCTGCGCGCCGAGCGCGGAAAGGAGGTCAGCGGACCCGGGAAGATGCGCAGGTGGAGGTGCCGGGTGGGGAAATGGGGTAAAAGGCGCCCACGTATCCTGTCTTCAGGGAGGAGAATGGAGATGTCACTTTAAATCCAGATGGCTGCTTTCACTTTACGTATTTCTGAACATTTTAAATTGGTCACGTGaggatatttgttaaataaaagtgaCCAGAAAACTCATGGTACTTGACCTAACTTTTCTCCAGGTGAGGGGAGAACCAGCATCACAGgatacatttaaaaggaaaacaggtggaagagaagaaagctgCGGGCTCCTGGGGAAAATGGCAGATTTTAGCTTTCAGTCTCTAAATACACAGGATGAACCTGGAGCATCTCGTAGTGCCAGAGATTAAGGAAATGCTAAAGATAATAATTACAATAGTAATACAAACTCCACATCGATCACAATGTGTCAAAGGGACACACGAGCCGACTAGAAGAACTCCCGATGGCCCAcgctgggacaatttgagcaaaaaGTAAATTAAGTAGAATTGGATTATAAGCCAAAgcttaaaataaatatgcatgaGTCCATCCCTGTAGGATAGATAATTGGGGAGGAAGAGACAAATGTCcagtgcagaagaattccaaataatttctgTAGTTATCGTGCCTTCAAGGAAGGGGAGCAAAACTCCCccctccttaagtgtgggctgcaaaCAATGACACGGTTCCAAGAGTACAGCATGGAAGGGAGAGGAGTAATTTAAATGCTCACCACAGCCCTGTGGGGGAGGAGTGGCAAAGGTCCGCttcccagatggggaaactgagggtggCTCAACGTGTGATAGTGAATGTATTTCTCACCAGCCATGTGCGAGGATAGCCCCTTCTCATGTTTAGACAGAGCAGCTAGACATCCTGGACCATTTGGGACAGTCCCGTGTGTAACTATTGACCCAGCATGCTTATCAACAGCTCCCTCCTTCACTCTCAAGGATCGCGGTTTGGACAACAAATTACACGATGACCCTACCTATTGACCTCAGTGTATAGTAGAAACCGAAATTAATCACAGAATTGCACAGGTAAGTTCATAACCTCACTTGTGTTAAATACGAAGAATTAGAGGAAATTCTGTAGGGAAAGCAAATAGTAGGACTTGTCCTAGTCTGAGATGTCAAGATGAAGTGTcactctgagaaggtgacactgAAGGAATAGTAAGTGACAATTAGGATGGGGCGAGGGAGGGAGGTGAGTATTCCAGGTTTGGGAacatccaggaaaaaaataatcaacattCTGCCGTGTGTTTTAAATTTGTCCTTGCCGTGATCACCGGTATTTTGACTTCTATCACTGTTCatccaacaaagaaaacaagtgtTTTTTGGTAATTGCAAGAGAACCTGAGAGATTTTTATACTGGCTGAGGTGACTGTAATAAGACCAAATAAAGGTAGATGATGAGTCAAATAGTTAAAACTTCAACTTcctttgagccagccctggtggcctagcggttaaggcTCTGTGCTTCCTTTCacctctgcagcctgggttcctgccctggttgtggaaccacaccacccatccatcagttgccatgctgtggtggtggtttaCACAgagacctaaaaaaaaaaacaccaactaaaatacacaactaggtactgaaACTTTAAaacgctctctctctctctccctctctctctctctcaaaaaattCAACTTCCTAAAATATACAGGGAGCAAATCTAATTTCCTCCTATCCAAAAAGGACACAAGTAATACAGACTCAGGATTCAAGGTGATATAACAATTACAGATTGAAGTTGCAGGAAATGCTCTCAAGGGCGTGTCTCCATATTAGGCTGACAAGatacagaataaagaaaattctaataaGAGAAGGCTTCACCCCACCTGGCTAATGAGGATATTCTTAGTATCACTAAGGAATCTGATGTGTAAATATGCCAGTCTTTTTACAAAAGCCTAGCTGAGTGTTTTGTAATCTCCAAGTGAAGGTACAAGGTTGCTGAATTTCTGAAGGTTCCTCTATTTAAAACTGTACACAGTGAGTACAAAGTCTCCTGTGGTCCAGGAAGTCAAAGCATCTTCAAGGGTGGCAAGAAGGGCAGGGTGGCTGGGGACTCAGGAAGAGGGTCTCCAGAGGGAGCGAGGTGAGGCTGGGGTGGAGGCGGCCCATGGGACTCATCCTAAGACTCTTGAGAAGTCGTGGAAAAATATGACTCACATTGTAGAGTGACCTTCAGGAAAGACCTCATCAGATCTGAGCTTTGTCCTCCCAGGGGTCCGGGCGCATGCTGGGAGGTCACTGAGGGAATGGGAGCAACACCCAGGGGAGATGGCGACGGGACCAGAGTGcagagatggaaacagacaggAGTGGTTTCAGTCATAAGATATTTAGGAGGGAACAGCAACATGACTTGGGGGTGGATGGAACACTCACTCAATCATTCAGTAACTACTGAGTATCTGCTATGAGCTGGCCATTGTTTTGGACGCCGTTTTGGGGAGAGAGTTGGGCTTCATCAAGGATGGTGCTCAGATGTCTGCCTTTTGTAACTGGAAGATGATCACATCGTTCCCTGACACAGGGATCCTGGAAGGGGGCCGATTTTGAAGGAGCAAATCATGTGCCATTTTGGAAATCTTGCATTTGAGGTGCTTTGGGACATCAAGTGGAGATTTCAAGGAGACAGGTGGATACAGAGATCCAGAATTCAGCTGAGAGCTCCTGGCTGAACATAAAAGTCTAGAAATCACCGGCATTTCAGTGGTGGCTAAAGCCATTATCTAGATAAGATCACCTGGCATAAAAAGTGTAGCATAATGgtcaaggagggaagaaggagtctgaaagagagaacaaaagacCAGCCAGAGAAGTAGAACGAAAATCAAGACAGTCTTATGAAACAGAACTTAAGGAAGTGAGCATTTCGAGAAGAAGGAAGTGgtcaactgtgtcaaatgctgcccaattgcccaaggtcatccagctAAGTGTCAGGGCTGAAATTTAAAACCAGCTCTAACTaattaataaatggtgctgggacaagtgATTAGCCATTTAGAAACAAATTTAcactcctacctcacaccacagcTATTGTAAATTCCAGCAGAGGTAAAGGACTGAAAGCAAAACACAagataacattttttattttattttattttttgaggaagattagccctgagctaactattgccaatcctcctctttttttttcttttctttttttttttgctgaggaaacctggccctgagctaacatccatgcccatcttcctctactttatatgtgggacgcctaccacagcatggcgtgccaagcggtgccatgtccgcacctgggatccgaaccggagaaccccgggctgccaagaagtggaacgtgcgcacttaactgctgtgccatcaggctggccccagataatattttttaaatagaaaatgttttataatcttGGTGTGGAAAGACTTAAGgcaagacaggaaacagaaaccattaaaaatatttttaatggactGGAGGAAAACATTTGCAGCACCTTTGACAGACATGGGGTTAACATCCCCCATATACAACAACCCAACGGAAAATGATTGACAGAGATGAACAGTTCAGAGAAGAAGGATTCAAACagccataaaaatgtaaaaagacaaTTATGGTCTGATGTTCAAGGAAATATGAATAACACAATAATTAGGGACCATTCCATAGATTCATAAAGCATTTTAACACTGGACACAttaagggggaaaagaaaaactaaaactttctggaatgatatttggcaatatctattaaaatttaaGATGCAGCTCTATTTCCTGAGCTGGGTGCTGGACGTATGGTGTATTCACGGTGTGAATATTTATAGAGCTCTCCACTCTGTTGATTCTATTAACTATAAATTCTATTCtatttactttataaaaagtGCATTTGTATgtttctatgtgtatgttattCTTTCgtgcttttaaaaagaacttaGACGCAAAATGTACATACCGAACAAGTCAGCAATCCCAGCTATGgaattcttttcttcattttgcaaatccataacaaaaaggcaaacaaggcaatttattttcaaaatgggcAATGGAGATGAAGAAGCAATTGACAGAAGACAAATCCAAATGGGCAGCAACCAGAGAAAAATACTCAGTCTCCTGAGTGGTCATAAAAATGCCAATTAAAGTGACAAAGAGATATTACTTTATACCCATACATTTAAGAAGCGAGAACACCCGCTCCTGGGTGAGTGGAAGCTCCTATACATTCCTGGTGGAGGCAGAATTGCTAACAGCCTTTGGGGGACAACAATCTGGTAACAGCTATTAAATATGTAAACCCTTTGACCAGGAAagtctatatttaaaatttataaacgCTCCCACATGTAGGGCTGTATGTTCGATAATATTTTGTGCAGCATTGGTGGGGCGGGGAATGGTCATTGGAaagcttcaaaaaagaaaagcttatgtCAAAATGGTGAAGCTATACCATGAAATATTATACAACCATTGTGAAGAATGAATTAGAATTCGATGTATAGGCCTGGAGAGATGCTCATGAAATATTAGGTGGCAGAGGGCAAATtgaacttatttttaaacatgtGCCCTTACGTGTGTTTGTGGGAGGCAGAATATGGCTTAGAACTTAATCTCTGGAGCCCGGAAGCCTGTGGCTGAGCCGACGTCACCACCTTCTCCCCGTGTGTGATAACCCTCGGGACTCAGTTTCCTCGGTGGTAAGAGCAGGTTAATGACACGTCTCCCGCACAGGCCTGTGGGAGCTCGTGGGGAGATGACTCGGGGAAGGTGCTGGAGCTGCCCGCTGCACTGTGCCATGACACCGTGAGTGTGAGCGTGATCCACCTGCGCGCGGAGAATACCGGGGAAGGAAACCCCACACTGGCCTCCACGGGGACCTCAGGGGGCGGAGCTGGACGGAGTGGACACAGGTGAGTAACGTTTCCCATCGATTTGACTACTCACAGCCGGCACGTGATACTTTTGTAATCTGTTTAATCCActgaagcagaaggaaaggagggagaacaAACTGGGCCATCCGCCCTGAGCGCACCAGGCgctgaggaggcaggaggaacgagccgggaagggcaggggccccaGGAAAGCCTTCTGCCCCAACAGCTGACCCCAAGCCCCTGAGTGGCCCTGGGCAGATGGCTgtccctctctgaacctcagtcccCTCCTGTGCACAATGGAGCTGCCAGTGGCCCCCACGGAAAGCACGTGGCTCACACCAAGGGCAGGTCTCAGTCCCTGTCCCCGGGCACTTGTGGGGCAGCAGGAGCCGACGTCTCAGTGCTGCACCCTTTCAGCCCATTTGATCCCGCACCGACCTGCGAGTCAGGGACTTTCCATTATCCTCCCATTTTGCAGTGGGGAAACTGACGCACAGATTGGTTAGGTCACTGGCCCCAGCTCACACCCTAGAATGGGCCCGGAATTCAGTCCCAGGCAGCCCGGCCCTGAATCAGGGCTCCGACCACCAGGCCCCACCGTCTCCCATGTCTGAGCACCGAcgtcccttctctgggcctcagcctccccaACCGTGGAGCGGGCTTCCCAGGGCTCAGCTCTGCAGTCTGCTCAAAGGGTTAGGGACGTCGTGTTGGGACCTGGGAGGAGAGTTTAAAACCAGGACTCTGGTGATCTCAGTCCCCGTGGGCGGAGGGAGATGGGGCCCTGCCCTTTCTCTGCTGTGAGGCTCCCATTGCCCAAGGCCTCTGGGAGCAGGGACTGGGCAGGGCAGGGATCCAGGCCCTGGTGGGCCAGAGACCGCGGGGTGAGCGCCCAGGGGCCTGTGTGCCCTTCCCCTTCCGCCCGGCCTTGTCGTGGGCTCCCCCGCCCCACCTCACCTGGACCAACCACACCGCATCCGGTGGCAGCCCtgccagaggaggaagcagagtctGAGGTCCCTGTCAGCTGCCAGGGGAGTCCCGCCAGGGTGTGAAGCAAGGCCTTTCCTGCTGCTCCGCCCCAGCATATAAAGGCGGCCTAGCCAGCCGCGAGCTCCTAGACGTCCCTGTGCACCCTGCCCGCCATGTCCAGCCCCTGTGCCCTGCTCACTTGGACCCTTCTCACCCTCCTGGGGCTCGGGGCGACTCGAGAAGACTTCACCCCATGCGGCCCCATCGTGCCCCGGAGAGAGTGGGGGGCCCTGCCATCCAGGTGCGAACAGCGCCTGGACCTGCCCGTGCGCTACGTGGTGGTGTCACACACGGCGGCCATCCCCTGTGACACGCCGACTTCCTGCATGAGGCAGGTCCAGAACGTGCAGCATTACCACATGCGGACGCGGGGCTGGTGCGACGTGGCCTACAAGTGAGTGCGGAGGGGAGGCCGGAGGAGGGGAAGGTGTGCAGGCCCGGGAGACACGGGGGACCGGTTCTAGAGCTGCCGGGCTGACCCCCCGGGCAGCTTCGTTTCTCCGGGGTCACCACCTAGGGCTGGGCACGTGCAGGCAGCACGAAAAtgctggaggaggggaaggggctgaCGGCCAGCTCTGCTCCCCCGGGGAAGGACAGACTTTGCCAACACGCACCAAGGTGCCCTCCACCCTGGAGTCCCGTTAGACCGTCTGCGCCTGTGCTGGGAGGCAGACAGCAGGCTGGGTGAGCGCGGGGCTGGGTCCCTGTCCCAGCTCCCCTGCTGACGGCAGAGACCCAGGCCGGTCACTCAGCCTCTGAGCTGCAGTGTCCTCCTCCTGTGCACAGTCAGCGGATGATGCCCACGTGATCGCCAACCGCCAGTGCGGGAAAGGCTCCCAGGACACCGCCTGGCATGGAGTCCAGGCCCCAGATGCACGGACTATTACCATTGGCACCTTCTATGTGTCAGGCCGAGTGCTGGATGCTGGCATGGGGACACAGCCACGCACagtgggaatgcagcccaaaggtTTAAACACCAGCAGGGAGAAACAAGCAGAGTCAGTGGATGGAGTCACATGGTGACAGGAGtgacaataaaaaggaagaggatGGGGGAGCTGAGGGAAGAGTGCAGTGAGCTGGGGGCACAGcggggcaaaggccctgaggccagtACGTGGGTCATCCCTGAGGGACAGAGGCCAGGATGGCATGAGGAGGGTTGGAGGGCCTAGTGGGCCACAGGGAGGACGTGGCTCTGCTCTGAGAAGGCGGGCGCCTTGGGATGGTCGGGGCTTAGCAGTGGAAGGAGcgccctctggctgctgtgggggGACAGACTCCAGGGCGAGGGGCAGGAACAGGGACGGGTTAGCCTCTGGGGCCCATGCCACCAGCGCCCTGTCCAGAGTGACAGGCTGGGGTCCAGCACACGGGGTCCCACTGCCAGAGAGCGTTTGACCCCACAGGTTCTGAGACCTCAGGCCGCCCCAGAATCCCCTTCTGGGAACGCAGGTCCCCAGGTCCCACCCTTAACTGCTTCGGGAGGGCGAGGGGAGGCCAGGGGGTCTGAGGACCTCAACCAGAGAAATCTAGAAGCCTCCAAGGGTATCCCCAGCGCTTCAGGCTCTAATCTTACGATTCAAAGGCTCCAACTTCAAGGTTTTGTTCCCAAGAGTCAGGTGCTCCATTCTAGATGTTTCCATGAAGTCAGCAGAGCCGAGCCTGGGCCGCAGCCTCTGGCCTCAGTCGCCTTACAGAAAAGCAGACTGAAGTCAGCGCTCAGGTTTTAGGGCTCAGAGTCTGACTCAAACGTTCTGAATCCCCTTCCTCGTCACATcacatcctctctgagcctcagtttcctcatctgtagaatgggctcCTGACCATGCCCCCTGCTGTGGGGCTGAGGTTTCGGGGAGACGCCTCCATAAAGAAACGCACAGGGAGCCGCGATGCCTTCCAGGGGCTGTGGCTGTGGCAGGACCATGACCACCTAGTCCTGGGGGAGTGATTGGGGGGAAGTGTCACTGTGGCATTTCTAGTCTCTTCACAGCCAGATTCTGAGAGTCTGGCTTCCGAAGTGGCAGGTTCAGGACCCAGAGGGGAAAGTTCCGACATTCTGTGCATCACTGGGGACCCTGGGGGCCGAGGGCTGGGGAAGCAGACACTGCGGCTCATGTGCTGCTCCTCTGGTTCATCCACATACCAGTCAGACCCGCTCCACCAAGACCAGGGAGACGAGGGGTCTTAAGGATCGGCTGCGGGGTCTGGAAAGCTCAAAGGCGGATGCTGGGGCTCCAGGGTCTGGTCAGCTTGTGGTGCCAGCCCTTGAGTCCCTGATCCTGTCACTCAGGGGACCCCAGCACggagcaggaagcaggaaggggCTCAGGTGGCAAGTTCTGAGAGGCAGGGGTCACGGGGCATGACCTCGGGCAAAGCACCTCTCTTCCTACGTCTCTGCTTCCTCAGCTTAAAGTGGGGATGACACAGGGCCTGCCTCGGAGGACCGCATGTGAGGACTCTTCAAGAGCAGGACAGATTCTCCAGGGAGGCAAGAGAGAGCAAGGAGTCAGACCGTGTGGGTGGGAGTCACGGGGACCTGGGtgaaaatcctggctctgcccctgacccgctgtgtgaccatgggcagcTCTGCACCTCTCTGATTCTCCATCTGCAGAATGGAGGCAGTAGTGACTCAGGGTTGCTGAGTGGAGGAGGGACAGGGGCTCCTTCCCCAGGAAACCCCCCCTCACTCCtcaaccccccaccccacagcttCCTGATCGGAGAAGACGGGCTTGTGTATGAGGGCCGGGGTTGGGACACTCAGGGCGCCCACTCAGGTCCCACCTGGAACTCCAAGTCCATCGGCATCAGCTTCATGGGTAACTACATGGGTAAGTGACTGTCCAGCCATCGGGACAGGGGCGGACATGGGGCCTGGGGGACCGCAGGGCGTGGTGGGTGGTGGTTCAGAGGCTGTGCCACCTACAAGCTCTGTGACCTCGGGCTAGTGACCTGCTTTTCGGAGCCTCATTGTCCCCTCTGGACATGACCGTTTCCAGCCCGCGGTCCTGGGGAGGATTCGGTCATCTGTACCAGGGTCTTGGGTCCGTCCACGGCCCCGAAGGAGTGCAGGGTGAATGGCCACTGCCCTGTGGGCAGGAGCCCGAGGTCTGGGGCCGAGGAGGGAGGCTCAGCAAGGATCTTGACAGCGACCCTTGCGGAGGGCTTCCTCTGTGCACCAAGTGACATGTTATTGTCCCACAGCCCTGGGGCCAGCTGCCATGATTCTCTCCTGtcacagtgaggaaactgaggcacagagaggtggagcCACGGCtagggagtggcagagctggttGTGGGCCCCAGCTGGGAGGGCACCATGGGAACCACTGCCCCCTGGACCTCTGCTTGTCCAGGGCCCACCCTaactcctgcctctgcctccccagaTCGGGCGCCCCCGCAACGAGCCCTCAGGGCAGCCCAGAGTCTGCTGGCTTGTGGCGTGGCTCGGGGCGCCCTGAGGACCAACTATGAGGTCAAAGGACACCGGGACGTGCGGGACACAGACTCTCCAGGTGACCGGCTCTATGATATCATCCGGACTTGGCCACACTACCGATACTGAGGCCCTGCCTGCCCACTCCAGTCAGAAACCCCCTGCTTCCCCCTCCAATAAAGATGCACTCACTGTGACCCTGTGTCCTGCCACccgcctcccttcctctctgcctccctcatgACCCAACCactcccccagctcccagcactctgtcctccctggtgcccagaaCCCAGAGACCCAAACCATGAACCAAGACCCCCGAGATCCCAGCTCCGAAGCCACGTCACAGCTCAGAACCCAGAGGTCTCCGGGCAGAGGGCAGAAATCAGCACCAAGTCGACCCACGAGTCACCCACAGCAGCTCGGGGTCCCCTGGGGCAATGAACCCTGCTGCAAACACCTCCTCTCCACCACACAGCCAACGACGTCTGTGCCTCTCTGCCTGGACTCCTTTGGGGACAGGCTGCTCACTACCACCGCTCCTGACCCCCACTGTCATTGCTTTAGGGAGGGCAGGAGTTCTTCCTGAGCCGGAACCCCAAGCTGCCTCCCAGGCACAGACGGGCCCAGAAACACACACAGGTCCCAATGCCACCGGCACCCATTCCCCACACCTCCCTCTCCTCCGCCACCCTTAGTCATAAGCTGAGGCATCCCAGAGGACAGTTTATTTACAAAACGCACCCAGCCCCGCTCCTAGCAGgcaaggcagggggagggggcggggtcaGGGCCTCAAGTCTGAGacccagagggcaggaggggcggggcctgggcggggccggaAGGACGCAGGCCCCGCCTCCGCGCTGACTCCCAAGGGATCGGGGTGCAGGGGCCGGCTCCCCTCCCCGGTCACGACCGCGTGTCCAGCCGGCTCATGTATTCCTGCAAGGCCTTCAGGCGGGCGTCTATCTCGGCCATGTCGGCCGCCTGGTGGTCGGAGCTGGAGTCTGCGAGAGCAGGGGGCGCgggtgctgggaggggcctcaGCCCCGGGAGCTCGCGGCCAACCAGCGCCCTGGGCGCCATCCCAGCCCgccctggggcaggtgggggggaggaggaggcccaGGCTCACCTTTGATGGGGACCCAGCCCCCCAATGGGCCAGGCGTCTCTGATGGCGGCCGCGTTCCAGGGGCGTGGCCTTCTGCTGCTGGGGGAGGCACGAGGGGGTGAGGCACCCTCCCTCTATTCCTGCCCCCTACATCCTACCGGAAATTCTGAACCTAAGGACCTCAGAAAAAGTGAAGGCTGGCACCTAAGGGGCACTTCCTCTGTGCAAAATGACCTCCTCACATCTGCCCCAGAACCCTTGACGTGAATAGTCTAACCAAGCCCACTTCACCGATAAAGAAACCGAGGCACGGAGAGCTAAGTAACTACCGTGAGTCAGACGTGACAGGATGGGGAGCCAGGTTTGAGATCCGGCAATTTGAGGCCAGAGCAGGGGCTCTGACCAGCGTCCTCTGCCCCCAGCAGCCCCCGGACCTGGCTTCCGGTGGTGTCATGccgccccacctcctccagggcccGAGAAGGACACGCACCCTGCTGGACCCGCTCCAGGTGGTGGGGCTGGGCGGCTTCCCGCGGCGGCCAgcgctgggggagggaggaatcagGGACCATTGGGGGTCTTTGGGCCCTCCCACCCCGCCCTCCGTGGTTTCAAGGCTCCAGCACCCAGTTTCCCCACAGAAGACTGTTTCCAGTCTCCGCAGACACCCGCTGGAGGCGGTCGGTCCCCAGCCCGAGTTTTACCCTCTAGGCAGCGATTCCGAGAAATCCTCCAACTCGCTGCAGGAGCTGGCGGACGAGCCGCGGCTGCGCACACTGTCCACTAGGGGGAGAAGGACGCGCTGAGCctccgccccgcccgccgccccgcccgcccgccggccgcgcTCCGCCCCGTTACCCGAGGAGCTGCGGTTCCGCGAGCGGGTGGCCGCGTCCCCTCGGCCGCTCACGGCGGCGGGGGCCCGAGTCTGGCGAGACCAGGAGATGGACGGGCCGTCCCCGCTTCCTCCGCTGCCCAGTCGGTTccgctgctgctgcctggggagcgGGAAGGAGATGCCAGCCTGTGCGCCCAAGCAATATGGGGAAGGGCGGCGCTGCGCCCCCAGGGCCCACAGCCAAGGCCGGTGACCCACCTGAGGTCACGTGGCCTAAGTAGGGAGAAAGCATGCGGAGTCACAGACCGTGCCAGGGGGGTGTCAGGTGAGAAGAGGGAGCCgctaggggaaggggagagatggAGCAGGCGACAGGTGATGGAGACAGGTGATGGAGACCGGGATAGAAGAGGGCACAGGTCAGGGAACCAGGCAAAGGGGCGGGGTATGGGCAGGAGAGGGGAACTGCGCGCTAACTTCATCTTgatctctctctgcttcttctccttGGCTTTCACAAAGGCTGTGGGGTCGAAAAGGGGCACGCGACCACCTAggacgggggcggggcgggggtggagagaagaggaggcgGGGTTACGGGATGGCTCCTCCGCGTTCTAGTCCGTTCCATCCCCTCCCACGGGCGCCCGGCACACACCTGTgggcgagggcgagggcgagggGCAGGCAGGGCGGCCTCGACCCTGGCCTCCGCGGCCGCTCTCTCGGGAGGACGAGCGGGCGGCGCCGCGGCCACGCGACGTGGAGCGCTCCCGGGACGACGAGCCCCGATCCTCCCGGGCCGCGGGCGGCCCCACCGGCGGAGTCCGTCTCCTGCAGCCCAGGACGCACTGTCGGTTTCCCGCCGGCCAGGACACTCGTATCCCAAGCCCCTTCCCGGATCGAACCGTCTCCGAACCTTCAGGTCCAGCCCCCCATCATCTCCTAGCCGTTCCTGCCCTTGCACACGACCCTCACAGACACCTTCTCCCGGGCTCCGCCCCTCTCGGAGCCCCACAGAGCCCCCCAAAGGAACCTGTCACTTCTCTACATCCTAGCACCCCCTTGCATTGGACCCTTCTTCCTGAGGTTTCCCCCAGCGCCCCGGAAACCCTTCCCAATTTTCCACCACCCACCCCCATAAACGCCAGCTGACCTCAACCAGATCCCCATCTCCCCGGC comes from Equus asinus isolate D_3611 breed Donkey chromosome 26, EquAss-T2T_v2, whole genome shotgun sequence and encodes:
- the LOC106845144 gene encoding peptidoglycan recognition protein 1-like; amino-acid sequence: MSSPCALLTWTLLTLLGLGATREDFTPCGPIVPRREWGALPSRCEQRLDLPVRYVVVSHTAAIPCDTPTSCMRQVQNVQHYHMRTRGWCDVAYNFLIGEDGLVYEGRGWDTQGAHSGPTWNSKSIGISFMGNYMDRAPPQRALRAAQSLLACGVARGALRTNYEVKGHRDVRDTDSPGDRLYDIIRTWPHYRY
- the LOC123281237 gene encoding centrosomal protein CCDC61-like, which gives rise to MGIWLRRRTPPVGPPAAREDRGSSSRERSTSRGRGAARSSSRESGRGGQGRGRPACPSPSPSPTGGRVPLFDPTAFVKAKEKKQREIKMKQQQRNRLGSGGSGDGPSISWSRQTRAPAAVSGRGDAATRSRNRSSSVDSVRSRGSSASSCSELEDFSESLPRGAGRRGKPPSPTTWSGSSRQQKATPLERGRHQRRLAHWGAGSPSKTPAPTTRRPTWPR